One window from the genome of Thermus sediminis encodes:
- a CDS encoding class I SAM-dependent methyltransferase, with protein MPGAPTRVAYAYDRLRAYPPEVAGRIATAMGHAVAGRGEEPVLLELGVGTGRIALPLIARGYRYIALDLDPAMLEVFQRKAAGVMRKVRFLLADAREIPLPEASVHAVIAVHLWHLLPDWQRALAEALRVLKPGGVLLEGWDQLASGPECRLQERWRELLAEEGVLVERGLHRRRLSEVGEALRRLGLRPRTREVVAWREERTPREALEALSERLYSFTKGVPEEAHRRAMGRLGAWAEREFGDLDRPFPVEKRFFLRSTRLS; from the coding sequence ATGCCCGGCGCCCCCACCCGGGTGGCCTACGCCTATGACCGCCTCCGGGCCTACCCGCCGGAGGTGGCGGGCCGGATCGCCACCGCCATGGGCCACGCCGTGGCGGGCAGGGGCGAGGAGCCCGTCCTTCTGGAGCTGGGGGTGGGCACGGGGCGGATCGCCCTTCCCCTCATCGCCCGGGGGTACCGGTACATCGCCCTGGACCTGGACCCCGCCATGCTGGAGGTCTTCCAAAGGAAGGCGGCAGGGGTGATGCGCAAGGTGCGCTTCCTTCTGGCGGATGCCCGGGAGATCCCCCTTCCCGAGGCGAGCGTGCACGCGGTCATCGCCGTCCACCTCTGGCACCTCCTCCCCGACTGGCAAAGGGCCCTGGCCGAGGCCTTAAGGGTCCTGAAGCCGGGAGGGGTCCTCCTGGAGGGCTGGGACCAGTTGGCCTCTGGGCCTGAGTGCCGCCTCCAGGAGCGGTGGCGGGAGCTTCTGGCCGAGGAGGGGGTCTTGGTGGAGCGGGGGCTCCACAGGAGGCGCCTCTCCGAGGTGGGGGAGGCCCTTAGGCGGCTTGGCCTGAGGCCCAGGACCCGGGAGGTGGTGGCCTGGCGGGAGGAGCGCACCCCGAGGGAGGCCCTCGAGGCCCTCTCCGAGCGGCTTTACTCCTTCACCAAGGGGGTCCCCGAAGAGGCCCACAGGCGGGCCATGGGGCGGCTTGGGGCCTGGGCGGAAAGGGAGTTCGGCGACCTGGACCGTCCCTTCCCCGTGGAGAAGCGCTTCTTCCTGCGGTCCACCCGGCTTTCCTGA
- a CDS encoding mechanosensitive ion channel family protein has translation MAPWPELALALLVAWLLGRYGARALNALGRLTPAEGDGRLFQLLGLLWWGVVALLYFSYLVQALGLPYEPWRSWGEGLIRWLGGQGLSALAVLALTFLGYRLAPLLLQGLPRPPEGERTREAVRGRTLRAVSESVLRVAVLIVGGLFLLSNLGLNVTALLAGAGVVGLAISFAAQNLIRDFIHGFFILLEDQYGVGDIVQIGSVGGVVERFNLRITVLRDLEGRVHFLPNSEVRQVTVLTQEWSRAVVDVSVAYKEDLDRVLEVFRDEAARFHEDPEWQARFNASPEVLGVQHLADSGVVIRVLFNTKPAEQWAVAREFRRRIKNRLDREGIEIPYPHQKLYFGEALRLEKG, from the coding sequence ATGGCACCCTGGCCTGAACTGGCCCTGGCCCTCCTGGTGGCCTGGCTCCTGGGCCGCTACGGGGCCCGGGCCCTGAACGCCCTGGGCCGCCTCACCCCCGCGGAGGGGGATGGCCGTCTCTTCCAGCTCCTGGGCCTTCTCTGGTGGGGGGTGGTGGCCCTCCTCTACTTCAGCTACCTGGTCCAGGCCCTGGGCCTCCCCTACGAGCCCTGGCGCTCCTGGGGGGAGGGGCTCATCCGGTGGCTGGGAGGGCAGGGGCTTTCCGCCCTGGCCGTCTTGGCCCTCACCTTTTTGGGCTACCGCCTGGCCCCCCTCCTCCTCCAGGGCCTCCCCAGGCCCCCCGAGGGGGAGCGCACCCGGGAGGCGGTGCGCGGGCGCACCCTGAGGGCGGTCTCCGAGTCGGTGCTCCGGGTGGCGGTCCTGATCGTGGGGGGGCTCTTCCTCCTCTCCAACCTGGGCCTCAACGTCACCGCCCTCCTGGCGGGGGCGGGGGTGGTGGGGCTGGCGATCAGCTTCGCCGCGCAGAACCTCATCCGGGACTTCATCCACGGCTTCTTCATCCTCCTGGAGGACCAGTACGGCGTGGGGGACATCGTGCAGATCGGGAGCGTGGGGGGGGTGGTGGAACGGTTCAACCTGAGGATCACCGTGCTCCGGGACCTCGAGGGCCGGGTCCACTTCCTCCCCAACTCCGAGGTGCGCCAGGTGACCGTCCTCACCCAGGAGTGGAGCCGGGCGGTGGTGGACGTGAGCGTGGCCTACAAGGAGGACCTGGACCGGGTGCTGGAGGTCTTCCGCGACGAGGCGGCCCGCTTCCACGAGGACCCCGAGTGGCAGGCCCGCTTCAACGCCTCCCCGGAGGTCTTGGGGGTGCAGCACCTGGCGGACTCCGGGGTGGTGATCCGGGTCCTCTTCAACACCAAGCCCGCGGAGCAGTGGGCCGTGGCCCGGGAGTTCCGCAGGCGCATCAAAAACCGCCTGGACCGGGAGGGGATCGAGATCCCCTACCCGCACCAGAAGCTCTACTTCGGCGAGGCCCTGAGGCTGGAAAAGGGGTAG
- a CDS encoding RelA/SpoT family protein, translated as MVVRETLWENLERALDYLSPEDREKVHGAYLFAEEAHRGQFRRSGEAYITHPVAVAEILASLGMDADTVAAGLLHDTMEDCGVAGEELERRFGPAVRRIVEGETKVSKLYKLANLEGEEQRAEDLRQMFIAMAEDVRIIIVKLADRLHNLRTLAHMPPEKQRRTAQETLEIYAPLAHRLGIGQIKWELEDLAFRYLHPEAYQALSARLRETQEARERLVKRAMEILEEALRGDELLQGQLRGYEVTGRPKHLYSIWKKMEREGKALEQIYDLLAVRVILDPKPSPTEEARGLREKQVCYHVLGLVHALWQPIPGRVKDYIAVPKPNGYQSLHTTVIALEGIPLEVQIRTREMHRVAEYGIAAHWLYKEGLTDPEEVRRRVAWLKNIQEWQQEFSSSREFVEAITRDLLGGRVFVFTPKGRIINLPKGATPVDFAYHIHTEVGHHMVGAKVNGRIVPLSYELQNGEMVEILTAKNAHPSKGWLEYAKTRTARSKIRQYFRTQERQETLERGQNLLERYLKRKGLPKPTDSGLEEAAKRLGLTPSPEELYLALALNRLTPRQVAEKLYPKALLKPERPKEPPRNEWGIRLEGNLQAPIRLASCCEPSKGDGILGFVTRGRGVTVHRADCPNLRRLLGGPEAGRVIGAYWEGVGGKVATLEVLAQDRTGLLRDVMQVVAEAGKSALGSETRILGPMARIRLRLSVGDGEREALAQALMGVRSVQEVRWV; from the coding sequence GTGGTCGTCCGCGAGACTCTTTGGGAAAATCTGGAAAGAGCCCTGGACTACCTCTCCCCGGAAGACCGGGAGAAGGTCCATGGGGCCTACCTCTTTGCCGAGGAGGCCCACCGGGGACAGTTTAGGCGAAGCGGGGAGGCCTACATCACCCATCCCGTGGCCGTGGCGGAGATCCTGGCCTCCTTGGGCATGGACGCGGACACCGTGGCCGCGGGCCTTCTCCACGACACCATGGAGGACTGCGGGGTGGCGGGGGAGGAGCTGGAGAGGCGCTTCGGCCCTGCGGTGCGCCGCATCGTGGAGGGGGAGACCAAGGTCAGCAAGCTCTACAAGCTAGCCAACCTCGAGGGGGAGGAGCAAAGGGCCGAGGACCTCCGCCAGATGTTCATCGCCATGGCGGAGGATGTGCGCATCATCATCGTCAAGCTGGCGGATCGCCTGCACAACCTCCGCACCCTGGCGCACATGCCCCCCGAGAAGCAGAGGCGCACCGCCCAAGAGACCCTGGAGATCTACGCCCCCCTGGCCCACCGCCTGGGGATCGGGCAGATCAAGTGGGAGCTGGAGGACCTCGCCTTCCGCTACCTCCACCCCGAGGCCTACCAGGCCCTCTCCGCCCGCCTCCGGGAAACCCAGGAGGCCCGGGAGCGGCTGGTGAAGCGGGCCATGGAGATCCTGGAGGAAGCCCTAAGGGGGGACGAGCTCCTCCAGGGCCAGCTCCGGGGTTACGAGGTCACGGGGCGGCCCAAGCACCTCTACTCCATCTGGAAGAAGATGGAAAGGGAGGGGAAGGCCCTGGAGCAGATCTACGACCTCCTGGCGGTGCGGGTCATCCTGGACCCCAAGCCGAGCCCCACGGAGGAGGCCAGGGGCCTCAGGGAGAAGCAGGTCTGCTACCACGTCCTGGGCCTGGTCCACGCCCTATGGCAGCCCATCCCGGGAAGGGTCAAGGACTACATCGCTGTGCCCAAGCCCAACGGCTACCAGTCCCTCCACACCACGGTCATCGCCCTGGAGGGCATTCCCCTGGAGGTGCAGATCCGCACCCGGGAGATGCACCGCGTGGCCGAGTACGGCATCGCCGCCCACTGGCTCTACAAGGAGGGCCTCACCGATCCCGAGGAGGTGAGGAGGCGGGTCGCCTGGCTGAAGAACATCCAGGAGTGGCAGCAAGAGTTCAGCAGCTCCCGGGAGTTCGTGGAGGCCATCACCCGGGACCTCCTGGGGGGGAGGGTCTTCGTCTTCACCCCCAAGGGGCGGATCATCAACCTGCCCAAGGGGGCCACCCCCGTGGACTTCGCCTACCACATCCACACCGAGGTGGGGCACCACATGGTGGGGGCCAAGGTCAATGGGAGGATCGTCCCCCTCTCCTACGAGCTCCAGAACGGGGAGATGGTGGAGATCCTCACCGCCAAGAACGCCCACCCCTCCAAGGGCTGGCTGGAGTACGCCAAGACCCGCACGGCCAGGAGCAAGATCCGCCAGTACTTCCGCACCCAGGAGCGCCAGGAAACCCTGGAAAGAGGGCAAAACCTCCTTGAGCGCTACCTGAAGCGCAAGGGCCTGCCCAAGCCCACGGACAGCGGGCTGGAGGAGGCGGCCAAGAGGCTCGGCCTCACCCCCTCCCCCGAGGAGCTCTACCTGGCCTTGGCCCTAAACCGACTCACCCCCAGGCAGGTGGCGGAAAAGCTCTACCCCAAGGCCCTCCTCAAGCCCGAAAGGCCCAAGGAGCCCCCCAGGAACGAGTGGGGCATCCGCCTGGAGGGGAACCTCCAGGCCCCCATCCGCCTGGCCTCCTGCTGCGAGCCCTCCAAAGGGGATGGCATCCTGGGCTTCGTCACCCGGGGCCGGGGGGTCACGGTCCACCGGGCGGACTGCCCCAACCTGCGCCGCCTCCTCGGGGGCCCCGAGGCGGGCCGGGTCATCGGGGCCTACTGGGAAGGCGTAGGGGGCAAGGTGGCCACCCTCGAGGTCCTGGCCCAGGACCGCACCGGCCTTCTCCGGGACGTGATGCAGGTGGTGGCGGAGGCGGGCAAAAGCGCCCTGGGCTCGGAGACCCGGATCCTGGGGCCCATGGCCCGGATCCGCCTCCGCCTCAGCGTGGGGGACGGGGAGCGGGAGGCCCTGGCCCAGGCCCTCATGGGCGTGAGGAGCGTCCAGGAGGTGCGCTGGGTCTAG
- a CDS encoding secondary thiamine-phosphate synthase enzyme YjbQ: MKRILVRTPKEGLVDITGAVEGALEGHTGLVYLFVPHTTCGLAVQEGADPDVAHDLLQRLSELAPRLHPKDRHREGNSHAHLKSLLTGVHLLLPAEGGRLRLGRWQQVFLAEYDGPREREVWIRPL, from the coding sequence ATGAAGAGGATCCTGGTGCGCACCCCTAAGGAGGGGCTGGTGGACATCACGGGGGCGGTGGAGGGGGCCCTCGAGGGGCACACGGGCCTCGTCTACCTCTTCGTCCCCCACACCACCTGCGGCCTCGCCGTGCAGGAAGGGGCCGACCCCGACGTGGCCCACGACCTCCTCCAACGCCTCTCCGAGCTAGCCCCCCGCCTCCACCCCAAGGACCGCCACAGGGAGGGGAATAGCCACGCCCACCTGAAAAGCCTCCTCACCGGGGTCCACCTCCTCCTCCCCGCGGAGGGGGGAAGGCTCAGGCTGGGCCGCTGGCAGCAGGTCTTCTTGGCGGAGTACGACGGGCCCAGGGAGCGGGAGGTCTGGATAAGGCCCCTTTAG
- a CDS encoding glucose-1-phosphate thymidylyltransferase: MKGLILAAGRGTRLRPLTHTRPKPVIRVAGRPIIHYAVENLLEAGVEEIGVVVSPETEGDLRLALEGYPVGYVLQEEPQGLAHAVAVARDFLGGSPFVLYLGDNLFQKGIRPYLEAFQEGVSAVIALVRVADPRQFGVAVLEGDRIVRLLEKPKEPPSDLAVAGVYVFSEEVWEALGDLKPSARGEYEITDAIQGLLDRGKKVVGVEVQGWWKDTGRPEDLLDANRLLLEELSPRVEGEVVESTLTGRVVVEKGARVAGSTVIGPAFIGEGAEVEGAYVGPFTSLGPGARVVGSEVEYSILEDQAALEHVALRLQESILGVGVKVRSRNGLPRAHRLVLGDLSQVELA, encoded by the coding sequence ATGAAGGGCCTCATCCTGGCGGCGGGGCGGGGAACGAGGCTCCGCCCCCTCACCCACACAAGGCCCAAGCCCGTGATCCGGGTGGCGGGCCGGCCGATCATCCACTATGCGGTGGAGAACCTCCTGGAGGCGGGGGTGGAGGAGATCGGGGTGGTGGTCTCCCCCGAGACCGAAGGGGACCTGCGCCTGGCCCTGGAGGGTTACCCCGTGGGCTACGTCCTCCAGGAGGAACCCCAGGGCCTGGCCCACGCCGTGGCCGTGGCCCGGGACTTCCTAGGGGGTAGCCCCTTTGTCCTCTACCTGGGGGACAACCTCTTCCAAAAGGGCATCCGGCCATACCTGGAGGCTTTCCAGGAGGGGGTGAGCGCCGTCATCGCCCTGGTCCGGGTGGCGGACCCCCGGCAGTTCGGGGTGGCCGTCCTGGAGGGGGACCGCATCGTGCGGCTCTTGGAGAAGCCCAAGGAGCCCCCTTCGGACCTGGCGGTGGCGGGGGTGTACGTCTTCTCGGAGGAGGTGTGGGAGGCCCTGGGGGACCTCAAGCCCTCCGCCCGGGGGGAGTACGAGATCACCGACGCCATCCAAGGCCTCCTCGACCGGGGCAAAAAGGTGGTGGGGGTGGAGGTCCAAGGCTGGTGGAAGGATACGGGCCGCCCCGAGGACCTCCTGGACGCCAACCGCCTCCTCCTGGAGGAGCTTTCCCCCAGGGTGGAAGGGGAGGTGGTGGAGAGCACCCTCACGGGCCGGGTGGTGGTGGAGAAGGGGGCCAGGGTGGCAGGGAGCACGGTCATCGGCCCCGCCTTCATCGGGGAGGGGGCGGAGGTGGAGGGGGCCTACGTGGGCCCCTTCACCTCCCTGGGCCCGGGGGCACGGGTGGTGGGCTCGGAGGTGGAGTACTCCATCCTCGAGGACCAAGCCGCCCTGGAACACGTGGCCCTGCGCCTCCAGGAGAGCATCCTGGGGGTGGGGGTCAAGGTGAGAAGCCGCAACGGCCTCCCCCGGGCCCACCGCCTGGTCCTGGGGGACCTCTCCCAAGTGGAGCTGGCCTAG
- the hemQ gene encoding hydrogen peroxide-dependent heme synthase, with product MEGRVPEPTHTLEGWHILHDFRLLDFPRWRKAPPLERQAAWEELLDLLAAWRRVEEAGRGSFGVYQVVTHKADLLFLNLREGLDELLEVEAALNRSLLAEYLLPAYGFYSVVELGSQERPLDPEAPYVKPRLTPKVPKGGYVCFYPMNKRREGGDNWYLLPAKERAHLMRAHGETGRKYQGRVLQVISGAQGLDDWEWGVDLFSEDPVQFKKIVYEMRFDEVSARYGEFGPFYVGRYLDEEALARLLSVG from the coding sequence ATGGAAGGCCGCGTGCCCGAACCCACCCACACCCTCGAGGGCTGGCACATCCTCCACGACTTCCGCCTCCTGGACTTCCCCCGCTGGCGGAAGGCCCCGCCTTTGGAGCGGCAGGCCGCCTGGGAAGAGCTTTTGGACCTCCTCGCCGCCTGGCGGCGGGTGGAGGAGGCGGGGCGGGGGTCTTTTGGGGTCTACCAGGTGGTCACCCACAAGGCGGACCTCCTCTTCCTAAACCTGAGGGAAGGGTTGGACGAGCTCTTGGAAGTGGAGGCCGCCCTCAACAGGAGCCTCCTCGCCGAGTACCTCCTCCCCGCCTACGGCTTCTACTCCGTGGTGGAGCTGGGAAGCCAGGAAAGGCCCTTGGACCCCGAGGCCCCCTACGTGAAGCCCCGCCTCACCCCCAAGGTGCCCAAGGGGGGCTACGTCTGCTTCTACCCCATGAACAAGAGGCGGGAAGGGGGGGACAACTGGTACCTGCTCCCCGCCAAGGAGCGGGCCCACCTCATGCGGGCCCACGGGGAGACGGGGAGGAAGTACCAGGGCAGGGTCCTCCAGGTCATCAGCGGGGCCCAGGGCCTGGACGACTGGGAGTGGGGGGTGGACCTCTTCAGCGAGGACCCCGTCCAGTTCAAGAAGATCGTCTACGAGATGCGCTTTGACGAGGTCTCCGCCCGCTACGGGGAGTTTGGCCCCTTCTACGTGGGCAGATACCTGGACGAGGAGGCCCTGGCCAGGCTTTTGAGCGTAGGATAG